Below is a window of Nicotiana tabacum cultivar K326 chromosome 19, ASM71507v2, whole genome shotgun sequence DNA.
aaatacatataccactttaaaaaataactaataaatatttttataacatctaataacattaattattcataaaataataatttctcaATTTTACTAATTATTTAGCACAAAAATAATCTGATCCAGATAAAAAAAGACAAACTAATgaaatcacaaaacaatcacaaaaaaaatagaccatagtaaaaaaataactaatacaCATTTTTATACTTGAGTTTTGACAAAAAATAAGTAtgaatactcgatttataatttTTTGCAAGGTGAAGATTGGATGATTTAGGGGCCGAAACGAGCAAACCACTACACGATAATGCCTTAGATTCGGTGTTAGCTTTCTACAATACGGACAAGATACGTTTTTTGTGGGACGGGTGGGCTCCACTgagttttttctttaaaaatggagGGGGATCGATTTTTGGGTTTTGGGGGTTCTGGTTCGCGTCTGGTGGGGGAAGGAGATGGCACGCTTTTTTATATAGGTATAGCGCATATATAGAAGGTGCTATACTATAGCGCCTTATATATGTGCGCTATCTCCCCCCCCCCTCCTCCCCCGTCCATTTTAAGTTCAAATATAGCCCGATTATTCACCGTGCTATATCTTAACAGACAAAATTGTCGTTAAGatatagcgcggtgaataaccCCACTATATATAAAATGGTGACCAATTTTATTTTTAACCTAATTGTATTTTTTGAGTCCAAATGAACTATACTTTAGTTCCGGACTCATACCTCAAGGGGCAATTTGGTGAAGTCGGATCTTGCTTGCATTATTGTAAAGATTAAATTAATCTTATCATAAGGAATGTCTGTATGGTAAGTTTAAGTTGTATGCATTAACAATATAAAATCTCTTTTTACAATCAAATAACTTTAAAATTAAACAGCAAGTAACTGTTTAATAATGAACATCGGATAATAactttgaaaaagaagaataagtTACTCGTTAAAACCGTTTAAACTATACTGGGCGTGTAAAAATTTGTACACACTTGCTTTAAAAGAGAAAGAGCCAGAATTTAAAACTTATGGGTACGAATtctaaattttttaaattattggattttttaaattaataatttatacatgttcaataaattttttaaatcaaATACATAGTTTGGACCAAAGCTACTGGATTCGGCCGAACCCGTAGATTTTACTCACCCTCCGTCCTTGCTCGCTTATAAAACTTAAACATACTATTGTAATTTTAGCAATAGAAATAATAAGCAAAATAGAGGGACTACGAAGGACCAGAGGCGGATTCAATGTATCGGCACTGGGTTCAACTCAACCTAGTACTTTTGgcgaaaaaataaatttatatgtaaaaattaacTAATATTATAATAAATAGCAATATGAATCCATAACTTTAAAAAGTCAATAGGCTCAATGCTAAAAATCCTAAATGttaatttaaatcctaaatttccTCCCAAGAAGGATATGATCCTTCCACCCTTAATCAAAGATATCGAGTTCGaatcttgaaaataaaaagaatcctTGTAAGGAACACTCCCCTTATAGTGGGCCTTACAAAGCGTGAATCCAAATTAGTAGGGGTCCAAAAGCGAGGTGTGGGACAATGGatggaaaactaaaaaaaaaatagagggaCTACTAAGGGTTGTAGTAAGATAGAAAGGATCCCTCTACCCTAAATCAAAGGTCTAGAGTTCTAGTCGCCCttgaaaatttaaacaaaaaaagtCCTTGTAGGGAGCACTTCATTTTAATGGGACTTACGAAGCGTGAATCCAAATTAGTCGGGGTCCAAAAACAAGGTGCGGGACAATGGATggaaaacttaaaaaataaactaaatagAGGGACTACCAAGGGTTGTACTGGGATAAAAAAGGATCCATCTACCCTAAATCAAAGGTCTCGAGTTCGAACccttgaaaatttttaaaaatcctTGTAGTGAGTACTTTTCCTGTTAATGGACTTACGATGTATGAATCCGAATTAGTTGGGGTCCAAAAGCGGGGTGTCGGACAACGAGcggaaaacaaacaaaaaataaggaaaaatgacattgtatagccgttctcaaaataatagtaaaaatgtgtatttttgtatatatatatatatatatatatatatatatatatatatatatatatatatacatgctaaatacaaaaattatataaattttttatatcttttcggctattaaatataaataatttttgacGCATGCTAAAAGTGATATTTGCCCAAAAAGTAATAATAAACAGAGGGAAGAGGAGGGTCCCTCGCACAAGATTCCATTAGGCTCTTTGGACACCTACAAATATCCTGACAACCTCTTCCCCTTTTATTTGCATTCAGAAACATAGTAACCAAAAACACCCCATACTCTCTATACATACCAAATAGCAATAATAGTATCTTACAtaatttttcccccttttttgtCCTCTCTTAGCTTGCAACTGTCATCCAATTGGACACTGTTCTTTTCTATCTTCTTCTATTATCTGTTTCTTGGCCTATGAAGATATCAACAACTTGTATAAGCAACAAGAAAATCAAGTCATCTATAAGAATGGAAGAAGAAACAATTGCACCACAATTGAGTAAACCACCAATAATACCTTTGCCTAAGGCAAGTAAAGTGAAACAAGGGATAGTGTCAATTCTTGGATCAGAATCTGAAAGAGGAAAATCAAGTGCACCCTCAATTAGAAGAACATTTTCAGCTGATATGTCCTCTAAACAATGGCTAGCACAAAATGGATTTTTTTCTCCTATGAAAAAAATTGCTTCATCAAAAGATCTTGCTGTTGTTTCTGCTACTGATCATAAATCATTTGATGTTTGGAGCTCAATTTTGTCGAAAAAGAAAGATGATGATGACATGTCGAATCTTGAAACTCCTTATATTCATCCTCTTGTTAAAAGATCAACTAGTTCTTTGAGTGAAAAAAGTCTTGAAATTTGTACTGAAAGTCTTGGATCGGAGACTGGCTCTGATAGCTTTTCCTCCTACACTCCTTCTGAAACCGGAGATGTAGAAGAGGAGGAAAAAGACGAACAACAACAGCAATACTGCTCGCAATCCTTTGAGGAATTGCGAGttgtaaaatataattatagCAAGAAATCATCTTCTTTTCCTAAATCTTTTCCTCCTCCAATTCCTTCCTTGGCTAGAGGGGACAACAAGCCTTCCCTTCACATGAAATCTCAACGCCAAGATGGTAGATTGATTCTTGAAGCTATATCTATTCCTCCTCGAAATCTTTTTCGTGCCCATCGCCACGATGGTCGCCTTCTTCTCACCTTCATTGATGATAGTACTCCTACTTCATCATCAAAATCGGAGATGGAGGATTATGGGGAAGAATTTGATGAAGTGTTCGACGATATTGATGATCAAACATCTCAATTTGATGACAAGAGTATTGATTGTCctgaacaagaagaagaagagatagaAAATGAGATCATTGTGACGGAGCAAAAGCCAAGATTATCAAGTGGGGTGATAAATATGAAGAATCTTGTACCATGGTCTAACAAGTTTAATAAAGTTATCGACTTAACGAGTTCTGTAGGTTCAACTGAACTGGTGGAGAAGCTAAGTCAGATAACCACAATTCCTCAGTCACTCCCAACTCAGCTAATTCCATCTCCACCACCACCGACCGTGGCCTCGGGCTCGGCAACTTTCAATGCCTATGAGTATTTTTGGAGGAAGAAGCCAACAGTTGTAAGCATTGCCAACAGTCCCATAGTTGCAACAAAATGCAACAACTTTCTTGCAACCAATAGTACTGCTACCAAAGCCAAGAGTACAACAAACATAGCAGCATTTGAGCAGCAAGACTTGGTTTTAATGAGAGGGAAcaacaaaacaaatatgaactATTTGGTACCTTTGCAAAGAGGATGCAAAGAGGCAAAGAGGTCTTTACTAATTTGGGAGCCTTATTGCATTGCCACCTCTTGATGTTCATCATAAAAGTTTAAATTCTTTAATCCAGGCCTAATCCAATTACTAATTAACCATTGAAATAAACATAATTAACTATGTAATAGTATAGTATATGTATTAGTAAGATTGTAATTTTCCTCTTTGAGTCATGACAAGTTTTTACTcttttttgccaaaaaaagaGTTCTGTACAACTAAATAACAAAGAGAGAGATCATTGCTATATATGCAACCATCAgattttgaataaaaaaaaattctctctTTTTCGATATAACCATCTGGTATCCGAAATCAACTGACTAATCAACTAATTCAGGTTCACGTCACATGAAAATACTCCTTAGTGTCAGGAGTGAAGCTATGCGTGGTCAAGGGTGGTTAACTGAACATCCTTCACTAAAAAATTATACTGTGTATGAGGTAAAATATTACTCGTTATTGATTATAAAATAGACTTTGAATGCCCTGCAAAGGTATTCAAATTTTGAACAGTGGAGTGTCATTTCTCTCTGGCTTGGCATCAAAATGGGaattctccctttttttttcctttttttcttccttttccatAAGCTAATTTTGTCAGTCGAAACTAAGACTGGAGAAAAATTGAGTGGTATTGCTTTATAGATAGTGGGCAGAGTGGTTTCCCTTTGGGGAGTTTCTATGAACTTAATCATGAGAATGGTTTGCACTTTTTTTGTCCGTTGAATTCATTAGCTTTgacttaaattttatatttttattaaataaaaagtTATTTAATGTGTGTAAATAATATATTCAGAATCCAATAAGTGAAAGAATTATCGTTCAAAACTCATAAACTAAAAATTCTAGATCCTCATTTGTTTCATGCCCATAACCGCCATCACTCTACTGTTGATGCCAGCCTCCATCATCTAACACAAACTATGCTGTTGGGGATAGTGTGAAATATTATACTGCTACGTACTATATTCCATGCATGAATATTCGGTTCTTAATTTTCGATAAAGGAGTGAAAAGGGAAGATAATGGGGAATATAATTGAGGTTTCTATCCAAAAgaacatttttaaaataaaattaaaaaagcaaaatatttaaataatttagtACAAAAAATTAGGTAAAGCGAATGAAgaggatggttggttcaggtGACGACGAAGATGGCTCAAGGAACAAGCAAAGCAATCATCTCTGCTTTCATAGGCCTTATGCGGTTGTGAACCTAAATTAGTTGGATCGATGAATTTTTAATGCCATATGATTGcaccaagaaaaattataataatttatttattctcATAAGAGTGCCAAAGCACAAGGAAAGATATTTCATCTGAAACGGGACGAATAAGTCTTGAAACAAGAGATTGTAACCACCAAACCGgccgttttgagtatttgcatttcGTTCAGCTATTTAAAGtattgagtagcttcatatgatgtattatgacgtgtctgaatcgtcgattttggcgTTCAGGTGTTTCagattagttcggaagaatgaatttcatgtttgaagctttaagttggaggagttgactaagtttgactttttaaaaatTCGATCTCaaatcggagttttgatgattctgttaggtccggatggtaattttgaacttgggcgtatgctcagaattttatttgaatatttctagaaggtttcggtactaattggcgaaagttgaaaattttgaggtttaaaaagttcacaagtttgaccggaagttgactttttatgatatcggattcggattgtgttTCCGGAAATTTCAGTAGcttcattatatcatttatgacttgtacacaaaatttgagttcattatgagttgatttgatatggttcgacacgagATTTTGAAGTtgataaaaatttaaagtttattaagtttgaattgaggtgtgattcgtcgttccgatattgttatgtgtgatttgaggcctcgagtaagtccgtattatgttatggaacttgttggtatattcagacgagGTCCCGAgtagctcggatgagtttcggacgaggttcggatcgtTGCAGATCATTTTTGTTAAGGCTGGGCAGGTCTGTTCTGGTGTGGTCGCACCTGTGGACCACTGGGCGCATGTGCGAATATGAAGACACAGAAGCAAAAGTTGGGCTGGTTGGAGAATCTTGCATAAGCGGCATTGTGGGCGCATCCGCgcctccgcagaagcgaaatttggcttcgcagaagcgatACCTTGCTCGCACCTGCAGAAGCGGAGAAATATTTCGTAGGTGTGATGTGTCTTCTATTTGGTGGAATCCGCAAATGCGGGAAattactcgcaaatgcgagtgcgCCAGTGTGCAAACCATGTCCACAAAAGCGGAAATCCTAGGAAGAAGCTTATATTCAAGGGTTTGAGGATTTATTCACATTTatagattttggagctcggtttgggcgacttGGAAGAGGAATTTCACCACACGAATTGGGGTAAGCGTTCTTAAATTggttgtgattatatttcatgaattaatcttcgttttctGCGTTTGATTAtcgattttgaaagagaaattggtGAAATTgtctataatttcataaaacgaattttcgaattttgaacatcgattcggagttggatttgaatgaaattagtatggttggacttaaaattgaatgggttgtcaaattttgtgagttttgttgggttctgagAAGTCGGCTGtacgttgacttttggttgacttttcgagcTGAGTTGGGAtttatataaattgttaaattgtaagaattggagtataatttgattaatttgcacgttatttgactagtttcggatcgtttggctagaattgaggagataggaaggcgttcggaggttgatacgcgcggaatggaatttttggagtattgtttagtttgctcggtattggattcggcttgttcgaagtaagtaacacttctaaagtTGGAGATGAGGATATGAACcatgattatacgtgttatgtgattttatttgaaggtgacgcacatgctaggtgacgggcgtgtggacgtgcGCCGTAGAATTGTGACTCAATTAATTCCGTGGAGTTGTGTAGTTAGATAATCTTGTCATTATCtatgtatttttatgtgttaaagaaactGAGCTGTGacttatgttagaaatcatgtttagactatatgtcggtattattgggacccacataggtcgaaTTATTGTTGAATGATTTGCTTAATTtgtaattacatactcagtcatatttattcatttcatatcatatctcaatctctgttgttatttattgatacatcatatcatcatttttggtctaattttcatgatatttctttagcccgggagactggagagattgatgactaagtgagatcgagggcctgattgtgaggatatttatgggatcgagttgcacgtcgTAACATGTTTATTTGATCCATTCCATGAttagcttattatagcgcttgggctggatccgcccctccgaagtctggATACCTACattgagtgcaggtacctactgagtgcgagtgccgagcgcaAGTGTCAAGtgatttgggaggattgagtgactgtgaggattgagtgactgggaggactgagtgaattgatactgtGAGAGTATGCATATAATTTTATACCGTGTTACATTACACTTGACATGGATACTTGACATACAAGTATAGAGATGCGTTTTTCTCATGCCATGTGATAATGAAATTTTTTATTGTGGAAGAacgtttttggaaaaaatcatagttttcaaatttgctcatattttggtgatttggtgaaaagaattgagttttactGTCATCTTtaaaaaacatgcctattttctCGGAAATTGTGAACGAACAGAGCATTATAtcttgagttattacttgtattgttttattttatGTTGTTATAAATTGTTTCATGAGTGTTGATGATGGACTCTGACTTTTgtcaagctcgtcactactttcagcctaaggttaagtttgttacttattgagtacatggggtcgattgtactcatattacacttctgcaccttatgTACAGATTtcggatgttgatgttgctgtgtatggtaggagctggcattgaagatgtacatgtgatccggtcatagctgcctcttgttcttggtaactttagaattattaatctgttcatttatttcaaacagatgatgtattttatttcatattagctttgtaaattctaaattttagaagctcatgatttgtactatcagtacTTGGGGAGTATATTAGAGTCAGATATATTATCTTTAGTTTCTCAGTTAAATCTCTTTTGAAtcggattgttgttatttggcttacctagcgggttgggttaggtgctatcaaggctagttagattttgggttgtgaaagAGATATAAATACTGTATATAATTCTATCACCATAATAAATCTTCTAGAAGAATTTTATGATATTACTAGAAATAAATAAGTCTCATGTTGTTAGGGTTTGCCTTGATTTTTTTCTCATATTTGATTCCCATGTTAGTCGAAGGAAGGGTAAAGTATTTACCTTaattaattttacttttcttaaaagtAAAATATAGATCTTTTTCATATTTGATAGATACCTTTCTTGAAAGAAAAGATTGTGAACCTTAGTAAATTGATGATCCCTACTTTTCACTATAATACAATACCATCCACATTGTACTCCTTACGAGAGAATCTTATTTAAGGAGCGAATTTATTCTCTCGAtaagtatttttctcttttatattaGTAGATTGATGTAGGTCGATTGATCAAACCATATTATATTATAATGTTTTTTTTGATatagttttcttttgttgtccCATTATCATCGCCAAGATTTACTTTGTTAGTTTTTGCATGGCGCCTTGTTATTTCGATCTCAACGTATATATGATGAACAATACAAAAGTGACAATATTTTTATCAACTGAAAGAAAGTAGAAAA
It encodes the following:
- the LOC142173822 gene encoding protein FAF-like, chloroplastic encodes the protein MKISTTCISNKKIKSSIRMEEETIAPQLSKPPIIPLPKASKVKQGIVSILGSESERGKSSAPSIRRTFSADMSSKQWLAQNGFFSPMKKIASSKDLAVVSATDHKSFDVWSSILSKKKDDDDMSNLETPYIHPLVKRSTSSLSEKSLEICTESLGSETGSDSFSSYTPSETGDVEEEEKDEQQQQYCSQSFEELRVVKYNYSKKSSSFPKSFPPPIPSLARGDNKPSLHMKSQRQDGRLILEAISIPPRNLFRAHRHDGRLLLTFIDDSTPTSSSKSEMEDYGEEFDEVFDDIDDQTSQFDDKSIDCPEQEEEEIENEIIVTEQKPRLSSGVINMKNLVPWSNKFNKVIDLTSSVGSTELVEKLSQITTIPQSLPTQLIPSPPPPTVASGSATFNAYEYFWRKKPTVVSIANSPIVATKCNNFLATNSTATKAKSTTNIAAFEQQDLVLMRGNNKTNMNYLVPLQRGCKEAKRSLLIWEPYCIATS